In Brachypodium distachyon strain Bd21 chromosome 5, Brachypodium_distachyon_v3.0, whole genome shotgun sequence, the genomic window AGATTTGTCAAACTGATCTTCTTTTGTTACTCCTGATCTACTGGTGTTCTGATATTCTAGATTTTTGGAAGCTGCAAAAAGAATGAACATTGATCCTTCAAATTGCCTAGTAATTGAGGATTCCTTGTAAGTTCTGCCTTGGTTAACTTTTGGTTATTTTTGGTTCTGCTGTCTACATGGTTTAGTTGTCTTCATCACCATCTGCAGTATAGACATGTTTCCAGTGGAATACCATACACCTTTTGATGGAACATAAATTCATGTTTTCAAATGCCTGAATAGCCATGGAGGTCTAGTTCTCATTTCTCGAAGCTACATGTGTGACTGTGTGCAATTAAAAGTTTAAAACATATGAGATGTGTATTCCTTGCTTTTCTTTAAGAACATTATATTGTTTTTTGTGGAGAACAAATTCTCTATATTGGACAGTGATGATTTCTGATATGAATGGTCTTGAGGTCTTCTACATCATAGCAGCTTACAGTGTTATAAACTGATGAATTCACTTCAAAGAAAGCTAATGCCATTGTGCACGACACATAGAATTTCTAATGATGCAGATGCATTGCTGTTCCACATTCTTCTGTAAAAAAATTATCGGGCTAAACCCactagtagtatttttttttcttacgcTCCTTTACtggttttgaaattttagttTGACCTGCAGTGTTTGGAAAGCATATTAGGTTTAACATTTTCAATCAATGATTATGCCAGGCCAGGTGTTACAGCTGGTAAAGCTGCAGGAATGCATGTCATAGCTGTACCTTCAGTACCCAAAAGGACTGACGAATTCAGTTCTGCTGATGAGATTATCAACTCTCTCCTTGACGTAAAGCCTGAAACGTGGGGTTTGCCACCGTTTAATGATTGTATGCTCTAATTCTTGTGACTATTTGTTTATTCTTCTTTTGGAACATTATGGAGATCTTCTACTTATCTTTTTATAAATTTCTGCCCAGGGGTTGAAGGTACCTTACCAATAGAACCATGGTTTATCGGTGGACCTGTGATCAAAGGATTTGGCCGTGGTTCTAAAGTACTAGGAATACCAACAGGTATGGTGGAACATAAGTAAAGATACATCTCACTAGCATGTTTTAGAGCCTACGGAGTGTACAACAATTTAGTGATTTCACATGCTATCAGTTCTATAAATGGTTATGTCATGATACTATGTTATTAACTTTGTTCATTGATGGTCCATTTTAGATGTAAACCCAGCTAGCTGATTTACCGGTGAACCAATGGCCCTGGAAAGCCGCTAACGATTTAAGATACACAAATTGATTCATGCTGGTTTTCAAGCAACTAACTGGCTAACTGAAATGGTGTTATTTAGTCACGCTAAGTTTCTGAATTATATTAAGATTTATTACCTTATTTCCATGGTAATGCATCTTTTGCAAGTCTGCTTAAACACTCAGCttaaatatgcatgcatccacCTAATTacttgacaagatttatagaAAACCTTCTGACAACTTCCAGTTCTATTAAGAATTGCAttgcttttggttttgtgGCTTCAGTATGTATGTATTCCTTTTGAAGCTACAAAATATATACTCATTTTTTTATAGTAGTAAACtcagtttttcttcttgaccTCTGATAACTGTATATTTGTAATTTCTCCTGTAGCCAACTTACCCGCAGAAAACTTCTCCGACATACTGTCCGAGCATACATCAGGTGTATACTTTGGCTGGGCTGGACTTTCAACGCGAGGTATATATAAGATGGTCATGAGCATTGGTTGGAACCCTTACTTTGATAACACAGAGAAGACTATCGTGAGTACTGTTCTTTACACAACCATTTCCATGTTTTGTAGCATTGCTTTGTTCTAAAAGGCATTGATTTCAGGAACCATGGTTGCTTCATGGTTTTGATGAGGACTTCTATGGAGAGGAGCTGCGTCTTGTTATTGTTGGCTACATACGACCTGAGGTAACTGAGAACCACACCACATTTATACTGGCAAAATGGAATGCATGATCCTGACTCGTGACATCACTTAACTTCCAAATGCTTAGGCCAACTTTCCTTCACTTGAGAGCTTGATAGAGAGGATTCACGAGGATGGGAGGATAGCAGAGAAAGCCCTGGATTTACCAGCATATGCCAAGTACAAAGAGTCACCGTATTTGAGAAACCCGTTGCAACAGGGCAGTTCTGTTATTGGGAACGAGACAGGGCAAGATTCCAAGTGACAGAGCTTCGAATGGGTTCAAAGACACATTCCAGCATTCTCTAtatctgaaaaagaaaatgcattgTTGCTGCAGTAACAATGCCATTGCGGCCTTGAGATTGTCTTACTCTGTTCTTCACACTGTTTTGAGCAGCTTCAGTACCATTGCACGGCAGGCTGCATCCCAAACAGGGATGTTGATTGTTGTCTTGTTGAGAACTTCTCTAGATTCCTGCTGAGAAGCCCCCAGAAGTGAAAGTATCATGCTGTATAAACCAGGACCTTTCCTTTTCGTAACGTATGCGATGAGACTTGTGAAGATAGGTTGCAGATGTAACCTTGTCAGGGTGTGAAAACTATACTATCTTCTCAGGTTCCCATAGATTTCGTACCTGTCACTCAGAGCATAGAGACAGCTCTCCTGGTATAATTGCCGGTGCTTCAGATTTAAAGCACACGCTGAGGCCATTCCATTCAAAAATTCTAGTAACTTCTGTTTAGAGGAACCAAAAATTCAAGTAACTTTTTTTAGGAGGACCAAAATTCAAGTAACTAGAACACTGAACACGTTATTGCTGGATATCACTGTTTACATTCGTCGGAGATAGGGCTGGAACAGCCATGGCCTTCTTATCCCCACCCAGGCCCGTGACTGAAAGTCGCCTCCTCTcgagaagaagagggaaaagtgCCCCAGCTGTACCGCCGGGCCGTGACAGCCCCTTTTACCTTCCAATTCTGCATGGTCACGGCAAGGACCAAGGATAATTAATACTACTGCTAGATTTCTGACGGGTTTTCAGATTCTGAATCATCATCGATCAGACAGGGGTCGCAACGATGCAGGGGCCCCCGATACATGCATGGCCAGACAAGAACTGCGTTGCGATCTGGCAGAGTGTAAAAAACAAACTCCCAAAAGTTCAGATAAAAATTACACTCCACCCAACCTACCGTGATAGTAGAAAGAAAACCAGATTAGAAACCAGCACGCCCCGCCGGCAACGAAATCGGATAGCTGCAAGCGCACGGGACGTGACGCGTCGCTTCTTTCCACGGCGGCCATCagaaagcaagcaagcagcaaACACTTTACAGTTCACCGTCGTACACGCGCCGTCCTCCTTCGATCGGTTCCTGCACCCGACGCGATTATTACCGGATCACACACACCTGGGCTCTCTCTGTTTATTGTGGAGTACTGTTCTTGAAGGCCCTGTGGAGAAACCTGCAGTTAACGCATGGAACTAAGAATACGCCAAACCAAAGAGAAAGCGGACACTTGCCGCCCGCCGACAAAACTGTACCGATCGGTTTACCACAACTGGGGTAGGCACGTGGGCCAGGCAGACTGACGGGACTTTCGTAAATTTACTGACTGACCCCACTTGCCAGTTTCAAGATCGTTAATAACGGCGGAATGGCACCACTTGGCGTCTGCAGGATCCAACGGCTATTTTTCAAACATTCCCCCGTGACTCTGCTGATGGTACTATCATGGTACGTACCTACGAGTCTACGATTTCTTTTAAATTCCGTCGACGTGCTAGGGAGCACGTGGCAGGTAGAAATGTGTACTACGGAGTACGTAGAATGTTTGCTTCATGAGATATTACTCCggatatttttcttcttattgGGTATAGATGTTTAATTACTCCATGAACCATGTGCAAGTACAACTccagtgctgctgctgctgctccttttGCCACCTGCGTTTAAACTCGAAAGTAAGTGCTCTTATACTTAGCCCAGTTAAGCTTCTCCGTACGTTGTTTTAACGGGGAGAAAATGCTCTTAAAATACACTGAACACCACGTGCCACGGCGACGAATCTCTGACCCCTTGTGCCCGCTCCAGCAAACAAACACCCAGCCGACCGCCCCGCACCTCGTCACTCCAGTGCTCCACTCCACCGCACACTCTCCATGGCTCCAGTACTCCACTGAAATCCACCACCTTCCCTTCCCAACCCCCCCAAACCCCCAAAAATGCCGGCGCTCCTCCGCCCCCTcgtccccctcctcctcctgctgctcgccgccgttACCACCACTGCAGCACCAGCCACATCGCATTCGCAGCCCACGCTACCCAGGcccggcgcgggcgcgtcGCACTCGGAGCCCGCGCCGGCCCAAACCctgcctccgcccgccgccacgctggcctcgaccccgccgccggccgcgacCCAGGCatccctcctcgccgccttcctcgccaAGGCCGACCCGTCCTCCCACCTCCGCCCGCCCCTCACCTCATCCCCTTGCACCCACCCGGGCGTcacctgcgccggcgccggcgggtccAACCAGATCACCCACCTCGTGCTCGAGTCCGCCGGCCTCAACGGCACCTTCCCGCCGGGCACGCTCTCGGCGCTCGCCGAGCTCCGCGTGCTCAGCCTCAAGTCCAACGCGCTCCACGGGCCCATCCCGGACCTCTCCGCGCTCTCCAACCTCAAGGCGCTCTTCCTCGCGGGGAACCGCTTCTCGGGCCCCTTCCCGTCATCCCTCGCCTCgctgcgccgcctccgctccaTCGACCTCTCCGGGAACCGCCTCTCGGGCGAGCTCCCGCCAGGCATTGAGGCGGCCTTCCCGCATCTCACGGCCCTCCGGCTGGATGCCAACCGCTTCGATGGCTCCGTCCCGGCCTGGAACCAGTCGTCGCTCAAGCTGCTGAATGTCTCCTACAACAACTTCTCAGGGCCCGTGCCGGtcaccgccgccatggcgctcatgggcgccgccgcgttcGCGGGAAACCCGGGCCTCtgcggcgaggtcgtccgcCGCGAGTGCCGTGGctcccacctcctcttcttccacggcggcggcaacaacGGCTCCGCCGCCGATCCCCCGGTGCAGAGCTCCGATGCCACCCCGCAAGGGGAGGGCATCAGCTTGCCGGACTCGCCCGCTGGGCCTCGCACGCTTAGAGTTAAAAGGAGGACCGCAATGGCTGTCGCGGTTGGTTTGTCGGCTTTCCTGGCTGTGCTTCTTGTCTGCGCCGTGATTGCAGCGAGGAGGGGCAAGAAGCGGAGGCGGCCGAGCTCGGCGGCGTACCCGAGCCCCAAGAAGAGCGCTGCCGCGTCGCAGGTGAGCAGGGAGCTGGATAACGCTGACGTCGGCTATGTTGAGTGTGTGCCGGATGAGGAGACTGCAGCGATGATGATGCCGGAGGAGAAGGCACGCCGGCTTGGGAGGAGCGGTTGCCTGACGTTCTGTGCCGGTGAAGCCACCAGCTACACTCTTGAGCAGCTGATGCGCGCCTCTGCGGAGGTGCTCGGCCGCGGGAGCGTGGGGACGACATATAAGGCGGTCCTCGACGGCCGGCTTGTGGTCATTGTCAAGAGGCTGGATGCGGCCAAGATCGGCCCGGCGGCTTCGGAAGCGGAGGCCTTTGAGCAGAACATGGATGTGGTTGGGCGACTACGGCATCCGAACCTCGTGCCGCTACGGGCATTCTTCCAGGCTAAGGAGGAGCGGCTGCTGGTTTACGACTACCAGCCCAATGGCAGCCTGCACTCTCTAATCCACGGTAATTTAGCTTCAGTAATAGTGTGTTTTTAGCTGATAGGTAAATTGATTGATCTGGGGCTACTTACTGTGAGTAACTATTCTGCTTGGTGCTGTTATACTTGTGAATCTGCAATTCCGGTGGATTAGGAGTAGAGTTGGCTAGGCTAACATTAACTCTTTAGGCTAGACATTCTTCATCCTAACATGGGAATGAATTGAAATTCAGAAGACTTGCCATGTGAAAATCTGTACCCGGGTGGACCTATTTATGCAGTGCATTGTG contains:
- the LOC100832727 gene encoding bifunctional riboflavin kinase/FMN phosphatase encodes the protein MAAPKPISRIISHVILDLDGTLLNTDSIVSQVVKPFLVKNGKNWDSKKAHKLVGKTPYEAAAVVLEDYGLPYSTEEFLSMITPMFSQQWGNIKALPGANRLIKHLKSNRVPTALASNSSRSNIESKISCHKGWKDSFSAIVGGDEVEKGKPSPDIFLEAAKRMNIDPSNCLVIEDSLPGVTAGKAAGMHVIAVPSVPKRTDEFSSADEIINSLLDVKPETWGLPPFNDWVEGTLPIEPWFIGGPVIKGFGRGSKVLGIPTANLPAENFSDILSEHTSGVYFGWAGLSTRGIYKMVMSIGWNPYFDNTEKTIEPWLLHGFDEDFYGEELRLVIVGYIRPEANFPSLESLIERIHEDGRIAEKALDLPAYAKYKESPYLRNPLQQGSSVIGNETGQDSK
- the LOC100832105 gene encoding probable inactive receptor kinase At5g67200 — protein: MPALLRPLVPLLLLLLAAVTTTAAPATSHSQPTLPRPGAGASHSEPAPAQTLPPPAATLASTPPPAATQASLLAAFLAKADPSSHLRPPLTSSPCTHPGVTCAGAGGSNQITHLVLESAGLNGTFPPGTLSALAELRVLSLKSNALHGPIPDLSALSNLKALFLAGNRFSGPFPSSLASLRRLRSIDLSGNRLSGELPPGIEAAFPHLTALRLDANRFDGSVPAWNQSSLKLLNVSYNNFSGPVPVTAAMALMGAAAFAGNPGLCGEVVRRECRGSHLLFFHGGGNNGSAADPPVQSSDATPQGEGISLPDSPAGPRTLRVKRRTAMAVAVGLSAFLAVLLVCAVIAARRGKKRRRPSSAAYPSPKKSAAASQVSRELDNADVGYVECVPDEETAAMMMPEEKARRLGRSGCLTFCAGEATSYTLEQLMRASAEVLGRGSVGTTYKAVLDGRLVVIVKRLDAAKIGPAASEAEAFEQNMDVVGRLRHPNLVPLRAFFQAKEERLLVYDYQPNGSLHSLIHGSRSSQAKPLHWTSCLKIAEDVAQGLAYIHQASRLVHGNIKSSNVLLGSDFEACLTDNCLSFLLESSEIKDDAAYRSPENMNSNRRLTPKSDVYAFGVLLLELLSGKAPLEHSVLVATNLQTYALSAREDEGMDSERLSMIVDIASACVRSSPESRPTAWQVLKMIQEVKEADTTGGNDDSHDSDLTSNS